The genomic stretch AATATCGGCTCCCAATTCAGCCAGTTTAATAGCAGATGCTTTACCAATTCCACTGCTTCCACCAGTTACTAAAGCAATATTGCCCGAAAAATCTATACTCAATTTTCTGCACTCTGTTCATTTAATATTTCTATTAATAGGTATGGAATGTTCCCTTAAGAATTGTTTTATGGCGCCTTCGCTAACAAAACCAACCTTCAGAGAACTCCTTAGGTCTTAATTACTTTTACCCAGATTTTGGTATCCCGATCCATCTTGGGGTTCTTTTCATATATTCACGATAGGTTTTGCCATAATGGTCAATGCATTGTTGTTCTTCAAGACCGATAAAAACTATCGCTCCAATGATCATTATAATTGTAATTACTAAGAAAATCCATGAAGCGGTAATTATACTTACGCCTAAGAGAAATACAAAATTAGTAACATACATTGGATGTCTTGAATACCGATATAGTCCTTTAGTAACCGGCTTACCAGGTTTAGTATTAGCCCAATTAACTAATATAATTACGCTGCCAATTAGTCCTATCAATGTGATAGGGAGACCTACATAGAACCATGTTGTCCCTAATTTTAATGGGAGGAAAAAGGAGTATATCACAGCCGGAATAAAGATTAACTTAGAAAAAACACAGAAAATCATTTTCAGTTTGGACAAACCGCTTGTAGATGGATGGGGAGCTCTTACTTTCGCTACACGAAAAAAGAAAGGCCAAGTAAATATTGAGGGGATCATGAAAATCCAAGCATTCCATAAACCTAATTCAAAATCTATAGGGAGAGACATATTCTTCATCCAGTTAATAATTAAATTCAATTGTTATAATTAAGAATTAATATTGAAAGCTTCCAGGATGAAGAGTGGGATTTCCGCACATGGAGCTCATATATTTAAACACAAATAACCGAATTCACAATGATTTCAACACTATTTAACGGATATTTAGAACCTTTATTGTTTCCTTCAGCCTTTTCCTTATTGGGATGTTTTGAGGGCACTTCGGCTCACATTCACCACATTCTATACAGGCTTCTGCCCACCTTCGCTTTTTGTTTCTTCCCATTTGCCGATAACGCTTTTGTGCTTGTTTTTCAAGCCCCCATACCTTGAATATATTCATGGCTTTGAAGTTACCAGGAATGTCTACATTATTAGGACAAGGCATACAATAACCGCATTCAGTACAATATAGATCCGATAAACGTTTGATTTCTTCTAAAGCACCAATAACTCTCACTTTTTCTTCAGTGGATAACGACTGTTTTCTATTAGCAGTTGCTATATTTTCATCTACCATCTCAATTGACGTCATCCCTGAAAGAGCAACAGACACATTAGGGTTTGAAAGTACAAAACGCAAAGCAACCTCAGGTGTACTATTACCGATCTTGAACATACTTTGTATCTTATCAGAAGGAAATGCAAGTCTGCCTCCCCCAATCGGCCCCATAATCTCTACTCCCATCCCTTTCTTGTGAGCATAAGCAATGGTTTCCTCATTTCTTCGATCTAGGAGGTTATATTGAACAAGCATGCCATCGAAATCACCTGAATCTATCAACTTCATTATGTTTTCGGGTTTATCATGTGATGAAAAGCATGTATGTCGAATAATTCCATCATCTTTTACCTTCCTGAACCTCTCAATTGGTCCTTTTGGATCCAACATCTTACGATAATTATCCCAGCGAAGTGCATGAAGATGATAGAAATCGATATAATCTACATCAAGTCGCTTTAATGACTTGTCTAAATATTCTTGCCATTCATCACCAGATTTTCCTTTATAGTGGTTTTTGGTAGCTATATAGACCTTATCCCTTCTACCTTTAATTGCCTCGCCTACTAAATCTTCATTTTTCTGTCTAGAATACATAGAGGCAGTATCAACATAATTTATACCCAAATCAAAAGCATGTCTCAGAATTTCTACCGATTTATCAAATGAACCTGAGCATGGAAGGCGCATTGCACCAAATCCTAAAACTGATACCTTTACTCCAATTTTTCCATACTTTCGATACTGCATCTTATTACCCGTTCAAGATCTTAATCTTCAAATAGCACTTGCGATAGAATCTAATCAAATTTCCCATATGGACCTTTCCAATTCTTAGCTATTTTCATAAATTTCGCATATCCTTTTGTTCTGATAAATTCTATTGATTGCTTATATTTTCGATATTTATATCCACTTTTATCATGAAAACTTAGAATAATATCGCAGGTATTGTAATCTAGACAATCGGCACATGTTTCAAATTTCCTCTCCCTAAAACAACACACCTTAATTTTACATTTGGCTTTATTGATGTCTCTTCCTCCATCTTCATATCCTAACTTACAACCTGGACAATGACTTCCAGAGATAGATTCGCGACAGGTTTTACAATATGCACCGCAACATCCAATTTCTCTTATTGGCAAAATCCCCACTTCACTCAAGAGTATATTTTTCTCCAATTTTACACTTTATATTTAAATTAATGGCTAGATAATTAGAATAAATGGAGAAAAAAGATGCCTCGTTTTATAGTATTAGGTAATTTTACAGAACAAGGTATTAAGAATATTAAAGATGTATCCAAAAGGGATGAAAGTGCTAGGCGAATGATAGAGGAATCTGGAGGGAAGATGCAGCTTTATTATACTTTGGGTGAATATGATTTTATAGCGATTATTGAGTTACCTAAAGATGAAAATATCGTTGAATTCCTCTTCCAAATCGGCAGCTTAGGTAATGTTCGCACCAAGACATTGAAAGCTTGGAGCGAGTCTGAAATTTCAGATATAGCCTCCCTAATTCCATGATACTTTAGCTTCATTTCAATCCCTCTTTTGTATAGCGCGTGCGAAAATAGTAGATTCGCTTGCGTTAATGATCATTTTTTATTACTTGTCACAAGTTTACTCCAGTCACGAACTATCCTCTTTTCTCTGTGATAGTTATTCAATTCTCCTCCCAATTTACCAAATAATCCAGTGCTAGAAATAACTTCAACAGTTGCGAGTATTATTACAGGATGAAAGCTAAACACGTTCATTGTACCTAAATATCTAATAATACCCAAAATACCTGCAGTAATTGAAGTCCAAGAACCTGCAAATAAGAAGAACCATTTTCTTTTAGGGGGCATAGCTCTCAAATAACTTGAGTAATTGACCTTTAGAGTTGGAAAAACTAATGGACTGATCACAAAACTATCAAGTTTTATTCTAGTAAATTTACCTGCGATAAAGCGACCAAAAGGATAAAGAAAACACATCGTCCACCATATACTCCAATATTCATACTCTGCAATTCCTCCCTGAAGATTAAAAATTACGGCATAGAAAAATATGTATTCACAAATGGCTGCTAAAGAAAAACAGATGGGCAGAGCTATCCATAATGGAATCGAACCTCCAAATTTTTTTGAATAAAGCAAATCACGTATTTTACTGGCTTTGTTAACAACTACAGCATCGGGATTAGGCATCCGTTTTATTTGACCAACAATTTTCCAAAAACGTTTCTCCACCCATCTTAAGTTTAAAACATCTTGGTCTTTTGTAATCTGTTTATGAATTTCATCTAAATCTTTAGTCATTTTCGATACTGTTTGCTTCTTCATATCTTAATCACTTTTTGTAAAGGTATCCAAGTATAAGTCCGTATGCGATCCACATAGGTAAACCGATTAGGATTAAGCGGATAGCAGAAGGATGTCCCAGATTAACGAGATAAAGGAAAGATCCTGCTGAAATATCTTTGATTACCCAGATTATCAGTCCAAATAATAAGCCTTTGATAACACCCTTTCTTGGAATTGAGTCATAAACTACTGTGTATATTCCACCAAAAATTAAGCCCCAGATTAATGCAAGCGTAGTAAATGCTATAGAAAATAAAACCATTAAAGAAAAGTCCCATATTTCAGGACCGCCAACAACTTCAATAATACCAAGATTGCTGAATATGGATGAGTAAATCACTCCTACTATGCCAGCAACGACTCCAGCAATAGCACCTGAACGAATTCCACTTTTCATACTCTAATCACTATTACAGGAGCTCTTTCCAAGATCTGTAATTAAAGTATAAACCAACTAACGAGATCATATAGAATAATATGAATGTTAAGTCAAATACCCCTCTAGAGAATGTATACCAGATTGGTCCGTCCTGTAGACTAGGTGTAATTACTAAATAAGCCATCGCAATTGCCAAGAAATACATTCCTGCGATAAATGCACGTTTGAATAGCTTAATGTAAAACGGGAGTAGTATCCAACCGATAAGTATTAGGATCATATAAAGCATACGAGACAAGTCAGATGTAAAAGTCGTTGCACCATAAGCTGTAAGGCCCCAAGTAATAATAGCTAACCAACAAGCTATTGCACCTGTTTGATTAGAAGTATATACTAATTTCACCTGCCCAATTTTACCCAGATCTTTGAAAGTTTGATAGCTGAAGTATATGCAGGCAATTGAGATTAAAAACCAAACAACATATGTGAAATCATATAAACCTCGTGAAAAGGTGAACCAAGGTGCAGTTCCCAACAACTCTGTTAAAAATGCAAGATAACACATTGGAACAGCTAAGATGAATATTCCAATAACGAAAGCAGGTCTGAATAGTTTAATGTAAAATGGTATTAGTATCCATCCAATAATTAGGAACAATATGTATATTGGGTGTGATTTGCTGGACCAAATTGCATAAAAATATGCTGTTAATCCCCACATGAAACTTGCCATTAAACAAGATATTGCACCTGTTTGATTAGGAGTATAACTATTAGGCAAATATTCACATCCCCGAATAATCAATAGCTTATTTTACATGTTATAATTAAGAATTGGCAATAATTGATTTTTCCAAATTGATTAATATCAACATTTACGAGTTATACTTTTGGAGTACTATTCTTAAGTTATAGAATTTATTCGGAGCGTGAAAAATATGGCAGTCAAGTTTGGAGTTCAGATCTGGCAGGAAGATTTTGATCTTAATGGAATAAAGAATGCATTTATCGAAGCTGAAAAGATGGGGTTTGAATCAGCATGGATCTATGACCATTTTTATCCTATGTCAAAGATCACAAGTGACTATATGCTTGAGGCATGGACACTTCTTCCTCAGCTGGCAATAGTAACAAATAACCTTAGGTTGGGTGTTTTAGTGACATGTAACTCCTATAGGCACCCATCAGTATTGGCCAAGATAGCGACAACTGTCGATATAATAAGTAGAGGAAGGTTGGAACTCGGAATGGGGGCAGGATGGTTTGAAGAGGAATACGCTGCCTATGGCATACCTTTTCCATCGCCCAAGATTAGATTGGAACAGATGGAAGAAGGGATAGAGCTTATGAAAAGGATATGGACCCAAAAAAAAGCAAACTTCAAAGGTAAACATTATTCTATAAAGGATTTAGTCGCACATCCAAAACCCATCCAGAAACCTTATCCACCAATTATGATTGGGGGAAAAGGTGATTTTCTGTTAAAAATAGCGGCTAAATATGCTGACAACATCAATTTGGTGAATTGCACTCCAGAAGAATACGGTCAAAGACTTAGCGTTCTAAAGAATCATTGCTCAAAAATTGGGCGAGATTACAATAAGATAACAAAGAGCTGGCACGGTCAGATCATAATTGAAGAAAGAGAGAAGGCAAAGGAACTAGCTCATAAATTCAAACAGGAATCCTCTATTAAAAGTGTGCAGGAAACAGATTTTGAAGATTTCTTAGATAAAATGATTTTTGGCACTCATGAGGATTGTGTTGAGCGGATACAGAGTTATATTGACGCGGGGGTTGAATATATCATACCTCATTTTCCATTTTCTGATGGTCTTAAGGCTCATAGAATCTTTATTGATGAGATTGCTTCTGCTTTCTAATAATGTATGCATATAAGGCTGAAAAAGTAGCCATTAACAAGATTATGGCCTCTACATGCCAAGATGGTAATCTAAGAACTTGATGAAGCATCATGGAGATAAAGTCTACTGTGGAATGAATTGTCACTGCAATAAAAACCAATGAGAGCTTACTTGAAGTTACTGCCTTATATACGATAAACGTCATCGCAACATGGAATAAGATCGCAAAATTTCTTTCAACAGCACTGACTAGTAAATTAGAAGAGATTCCATACCCTTGGATGCAGAATGCAGCTAATATACCAGTAGTAATTACGATAATTGCTTCAACAATTCCCCAACCCAAACCGAAAGAAAGGACATGCTTCCAATCTACTTGTAGATATTTGATTTTCTTTACAAATCCAAATTTTAATCCTTCTTCAAATACACCCGCAAGTAAGGCCGTTATAGCAAAGAAAAGAATTCCTGACCCAACTATTCTAGGAAGTATCAAAAGAACTGGCAATCTTGCATAGAACGATGCAATCCAGCCGAAGGAGCCAAGAGTAAAAGCAAGCCACATCAATTTCTTTCTTCGTGCTATGAAAATGAATAATGTAAGAGAAGGAACCAATGCTATTGATACAGCAAGCCAAATGACCATCTAGATCATGACCATCTCTAGCTTCAAAATCGTCCTATTTTAAATATTCTACATTCTTTATGCAACCATTAGGAATTACATATACATGTTCGTAAGTCTCGTCAGATTTTCCTATGGCTAAAATCAAATACTTCTCATCTCTTTTGAGCTGCCATCCAATTAACTCAATCGTGTCAGGTTTTAACTCATCCAAGTCTTGTTCATATTCAAATTCTTCAAATTCGGTTACATCATGATAAGTGACTTTAACAAGATCCAATACGAATATCACCCATTAATTCTATATGACAAAAATTATCTAGAATATAGCATTAATATGATTTCGATAAAAATTGATCAATTGAATGAGAGTATTAAAAGTTGGTTGTAATAGGATTTACATACTCTTATTTGCGATTTTTTGTATTTATATGAGGTTTGATTAAATTGGTTAAGAAGAAGTATATTTTCAAGCCAGAGGACTACGTAGACGCACCCATTCCAAAGATGGGAAAGATGACTAGAAAGATGATAATCGACTCCAGTACTGTTGACGCTAAAGAGCTAACATTCCTTTATGGAAGATACGACCCAGATGCTG from Candidatus Bathyarchaeota archaeon encodes the following:
- a CDS encoding TIGR03560 family F420-dependent LLM class oxidoreductase, producing MAVKFGVQIWQEDFDLNGIKNAFIEAEKMGFESAWIYDHFYPMSKITSDYMLEAWTLLPQLAIVTNNLRLGVLVTCNSYRHPSVLAKIATTVDIISRGRLELGMGAGWFEEEYAAYGIPFPSPKIRLEQMEEGIELMKRIWTQKKANFKGKHYSIKDLVAHPKPIQKPYPPIMIGGKGDFLLKIAAKYADNINLVNCTPEEYGQRLSVLKNHCSKIGRDYNKITKSWHGQIIIEEREKAKELAHKFKQESSIKSVQETDFEDFLDKMIFGTHEDCVERIQSYIDAGVEYIIPHFPFSDGLKAHRIFIDEIASAF
- a CDS encoding DUF3795 domain-containing protein produces the protein MGILPIREIGCCGAYCKTCRESISGSHCPGCKLGYEDGGRDINKAKCKIKVCCFRERKFETCADCLDYNTCDIILSFHDKSGYKYRKYKQSIEFIRTKGYAKFMKIAKNWKGPYGKFD
- a CDS encoding YhfC family intramembrane metalloprotease, with amino-acid sequence MVIWLAVSIALVPSLTLFIFIARRKKLMWLAFTLGSFGWIASFYARLPVLLILPRIVGSGILFFAITALLAGVFEEGLKFGFVKKIKYLQVDWKHVLSFGLGWGIVEAIIVITTGILAAFCIQGYGISSNLLVSAVERNFAILFHVAMTFIVYKAVTSSKLSLVFIAVTIHSTVDFISMMLHQVLRLPSWHVEAIILLMATFSALYAYIIRKQKQSHQ
- a CDS encoding GYD domain-containing protein, with protein sequence MPRFIVLGNFTEQGIKNIKDVSKRDESARRMIEESGGKMQLYYTLGEYDFIAIIELPKDENIVEFLFQIGSLGNVRTKTLKAWSESEISDIASLIP
- a CDS encoding isoprenylcysteine carboxylmethyltransferase family protein, translated to MSLPIDFELGLWNAWIFMIPSIFTWPFFFRVAKVRAPHPSTSGLSKLKMIFCVFSKLIFIPAVIYSFFLPLKLGTTWFYVGLPITLIGLIGSVIILVNWANTKPGKPVTKGLYRYSRHPMYVTNFVFLLGVSIITASWIFLVITIIMIIGAIVFIGLEEQQCIDHYGKTYREYMKRTPRWIGIPKSG
- a CDS encoding aldo/keto reductase produces the protein MQYRKYGKIGVKVSVLGFGAMRLPCSGSFDKSVEILRHAFDLGINYVDTASMYSRQKNEDLVGEAIKGRRDKVYIATKNHYKGKSGDEWQEYLDKSLKRLDVDYIDFYHLHALRWDNYRKMLDPKGPIERFRKVKDDGIIRHTCFSSHDKPENIMKLIDSGDFDGMLVQYNLLDRRNEETIAYAHKKGMGVEIMGPIGGGRLAFPSDKIQSMFKIGNSTPEVALRFVLSNPNVSVALSGMTSIEMVDENIATANRKQSLSTEEKVRVIGALEEIKRLSDLYCTECGYCMPCPNNVDIPGNFKAMNIFKVWGLEKQAQKRYRQMGRNKKRRWAEACIECGECEPKCPQNIPIRKRLKETIKVLNIR